The Falco biarmicus isolate bFalBia1 chromosome 1, bFalBia1.pri, whole genome shotgun sequence DNA segment TGGATTTGGCCAGGGTCCAAATACACACTAAGAGTCCAGGGGGCTGGCTCAGGGCTGGCATCAACCACATACCCAGCCACAGAACGAAGGCACTGGTAGCCAGCAGCATGTTGCGGATGTCCCAGAGGTAGGGGTGGAGGTCATAAAGCAGCGCCTGTCCAGCGCTACTGACAAAGCGGCTGTGCAGGTGGCATGTCTGAGcgcagagctgctggaaggaCTGGGCTCGGTTACGCCACTGCGTGCCCTGTGGACAGACCGGGTGTCAGCGCAACCATGACAGGCACCgtcccacagcagcacctggaCCAGCCTTACCCCGCAGGCATCGGGTGCCGTGGACGGGACCCCCACACTGAAGCTGTTTGCCCGGAGCCACCGAAAGTGCTCCAGGAGTTGCTGCGCCAGTAGCCCATGATGGTAGGGCAGGTAGAAGAGCTCCACCAGCATCCGCACCTCCTCCAGAGTCAGcggtgctgtggggctggacCTGGCCTCCTCTGGGGTCAACGGTGCCATGGGGATGGACCTGGTCTCCTTGGGGGTCAGCGGTGTCGTAGGGATGGACCTGGCCTCCTCTGGGGTGAGTGGTGCCACGGGGCTGGATCTGACCTCCTTGAGGGTCAGTGGTGTCATAGGGATGGACCTGGTCTCCCCTGGGGTCAGCAGTACCATGGGGCCAGACCCAGCCTCCTCTGGGGTCAgtggtgctgtggggctggacCTGGCCTCCTTGGGGGTCAGCGGTGCCATGGGGCTGGACCTGGCCTCCTTGGGGGTCAGTGGTACCATGGGGCCAGATCCAGCCTCCTTGGGGGTCAGTGGTACCATGGGCCCAGACCCAGCCTCCTCTGGGGTCACTGGTGCTGTGGTGCTGGACCTGGCCTCCTTGGGGGTCAGCGGTACCATGGGCCCAGACCCAGCCTCCTCTGGGGTCACTGGTGCTGTGGTGCTGGACCTGGCCTCCTTGGGGGTCAGCGGTACCATGGGCCCAGACCCAGCCTCCTCTGGGGTCAGTGGTGCTGTGGTGCTGGACCTGGCCTCCTTGGGGGTCAGCGGTACCATGGGGCCAGATCCAGCCTCCTCTGGGGTCAGCAGTACCAtggggccagccccagccccctctgGGGCCAGTGGTGCTGTAGGGCTGGACCTGGCCTCCTTGGGGGTCAGCAGTGCCATGGGGATGGACCTGGCTTCCTCTGCAGCTGGcggtgctgtggggctggacCTGGCCTCCTTGGGGGTCAGCGGTACCATGGGGCCAGATTCAGCCTCCTCTGGGGTCAACAGTACCATGGGGCCAGACCCAGCCCCCTCTGGGGTCAGTGGTGCTGTAGGGCTGGAGCTGGCCTCCTTGGGGGTGAGCGGTGCCATGGGGATGGATCCAGCCTCCTCTGGGGTCAATGGGGCCATGGGGCCAGGGCTGGCGCGAGCCCCATCAATGAGGAGTGCTTGAGAGCCAGGGCTGGTGCAAGCCCCAGGCCCTGGCCATGTCTGGGGCGTGTCAGCCCTGCTGGCCGTAGGCTGGAtactgctgtggggctcagggGGGCTGCCACCCCCTGTCCTGGCATCACTGGTGGGTATGAGAAGGTTCTGGCTGGTGTTAGCCCCATTGCTGCAGCACATGGTGGGGCCTGGGCTGTGGAGGGTCTTGGTAGCCACCGGGGTTCCTGTGCACTGGACACTGCCGGCCAtgctgggcagagcagaggagggcTCACAGCTCGCTCTGCTCCCTGTGGCGAGCTGGTCCCCATCCCCTGTGGGGCTTTGCCAACTGCTAGCGAAGGTCCTGCTCCCAGTGCCATTCTCAGGCTCTGAGGtcaccttcctccttctctgcccTGGTGCcatgctgcagggctgttcccCACTGGGAACAGTGTcatggggctgggggtcagGTGTGGCTCCCAGTCCTCCCGCTGTGCCAGACTGCAGCCTTACTCCTCCCTTGAGTCTGATGCTGGGGTGTCCTGGGCTCCTTCCTCCTGGCAGAAAGGAGCAAAGGTGCAGCCCCTCTGGCACCTGCATGGAAACTGCTGCCTGTGGGGCAGGATAGCCCAGGGAGTGGCTGTGCCAGGAGGCTCCATctctgagcaggcagggagcagagagctgCCAGGACCATGGCCTTTGGATCGCTCTGCACTCTGGAGTTCATGCTTCTGTGGCTGGTGAGGCCAGAGCCTTTGCAGAGGCAAACACTGCCAAACACCAAGCTTGCACCTGGCTGAACCCCCTCTTCAGAGCCGTATCATGGCCCAGGCTCCCACACTGCCCATTGACGAGACCCCACTGGGGATGTGGCTGGGGTAGGAGCACCCACGGGGTAGCACAGCACAATGGACACCCACGCctgcccaccatggcacacGCAGACTCTGCTGCCACACCAGCCAGAGCACTCCACCTAAACGGGCAGGGCATGCGGCTCCCTCATGCCACTGAactcccagcagagctggtccAGTGCTCCAGAGGGGGTAAGGGATGCTCATGGGGTGAGTTCATCACCTACCTGGCTCCAACGCCTGCCGGTTTATCTCCACCACCCAGTCATGCAGTGCCAGCTCCAAGGCCTCCTGGGGGCTGTAGCTCCCTTCCTGCGGGCCTTGGCTGTCCCCCAGGGCTGCCGCAGCCTCCGTCCCTGAGGAACTGGAGCTCATCAGCCTGGACAGCCCCACTTTTTGCTTGATGGAGCTATCCCATGCCATACTGAGGGtgggcagctccctgcccccaccAAGGAGATGTCCCCGGGATGGATCCCACCCCTGGGACGTTGGGTAGTGCCCAGCCAGGTGAGACACCTCTCCCAGGCTGCCatgcaggaaagcagcagggccATGGCAGCCCGGCAGCaaggggcagccctgccctgggtgcaTGGGCTCGTGGCCGGCACTGAGGCCCCACgcatggagctgctggggtACTAGGTCCGGGTACCTGTGTGATCAGAGCGGGCACAGCTCCCCAGCTCACTCCGAAACCAGCTGCCCAGTGTGTGCATGGGGATGAAGTTGGCCTGGAGCTCGCAGTTGGGGTTAAGGAGCAGTCCGTGGAGCCTGGGCATGAGGCCGGGGGCACGTCCCGTGTATGGGCCCAGGAAGACACGCCTGCAGTCATAGTCGTTGGCGTACAAGTTGTCCCAGATGACAGGTCGGCGATGCAGAACACCCTCCACCTCCTTCAGCAGCGAGGCCGAGAGTTCCTGTGACACCACCTTTGGGCCTGGAGCATCACGGCATGGATGTGTggacaggcagcacagcccatcaTGCACATGCACAGCAGGGACACATGCACATCTGGGTGCCAAGCACAGAGACGAAGGGGCAAGTGACCCCATCCCACCCGCCCCAGCCAGGAGAGCAGACCCACAGCCAAGCCCTGGCTGGCCCAGCCGGGGCTTTGCACCGGGTGCTGAGGGGTGCCGGGATGGGGCCACTTGCTGGCACCACTCCTGGGACCGAGCCCGCAGCTGCAGCGCTGGCAGACACTGGCTCCGGCTGAGAAGCCTCAAAGGGCCACACGCTCACCTGTCCAGATGACGCCAATCcctgggagcagctcctggccgATGGTCAGCAAGTAGCAGGactggctggggctgggagagcaCAGAGAGCTGCAGTACTCTGGGAAGAGAGCACAGAGCATCCCCTGAGGGGCAGAAAGACAAGGCGAGGAGAGGCTGCCTGGGATCATTGGATAGGGGCTGCGGAGATAGGCGGTGCAGGGAATACAGCAAGCACAGCTGCTGACACCAGTCTGCAGCCTGGTCCCATCCTAGTCCTGAGTTCTCCGGGGCTCCCGCAGGGGCattggggggctggggggagctgcaAAGGCTGTCAGGGCAGCCAGCTTCCAGCAGACACAGGTGCTGGGTGCAGCCAGCCAAAGGGCACCCTGGTCTGCTGTGGGGTGCCACG contains these protein-coding regions:
- the LOC130160147 gene encoding protein O-GlcNAcase-like isoform X3, encoding MAGRPRFLCGVVEGFYGRPWSMEQRKLLFQWLKRWGLNCYMYAPKDELKHRLLWREPYTEHEPACSLSSKLPKSRVWSLFLPFLRARTWCFQVPGIGSCCSKNSGRSPSSQCPCLQVAALGCHSFALLFDDIDPCMCQADRDVFPSLAQAQASVANEVYQELGQPSIFLFCPTEYCSSLCSPSPSQSCYLLTIGQELLPGIGVIWTGPKVVSQELSASLLKEVEGVLHRRPVIWDNLYANDYDCRRVFLGPYTGRAPGLMPRLHGLLLNPNCELQANFIPMHTLGSWFRSELGSCARSDHTGTEAAAALGDSQGPQEGSYSPQEALELALHDWVVEINRQALEPGGRSPGHPSIRLKGGVRLQSGTAGGLGATPDPQPHDTVPSGEQPCSMAPGQRRRKVTSEPENGTGSRTFASSWQSPTGDGDQLATGSRASCEPSSALPSMAGSVQCTGTPVATKTLHSPGPTMCCSNGANTSQNLLIPTSDARTGGGSPPEPHSSIQPTASRADTPQTWPGPGACTSPGSQALLIDGARASPGPMAPLTPEEAGSIPMAPLTPKEASSSPTAPLTPEGAGSGPMVLLTPEEAESGPMVPLTPKEARSSPTAPPAAEEARSIPMALLTPKEARSSPTAPLAPEGAGAGPMVLLTPEEAGSGPMVPLTPKEARSSTTAPLTPEEAGSGPMVPLTPKEARSSTTAPVTPEEAGSGPMVPLTPKEARSSTTAPVTPEEAGSGPMVPLTPKEAGSGPMVPLTPKEARSSPMAPLTPKEARSSPTAPLTPEEAGSGPMVLLTPGETRSIPMTPLTLKEVRSSPVAPLTPEEARSIPTTPLTPKETRSIPMAPLTPEEARSSPTAPLTLEEVRMLVELFYLPYHHGLLAQQLLEHFRWLRANSFSVGVPSTAPDACGGTQWRNRAQSFQQLCAQTCHLHSRFVSSAGQALLYDLHPYLWDIRNMLLATSAFVLWLDGHLLCESDPKGTWGSCFGWCQSIAAPILLGGDAEPWVRRGGLFGELQALLPVGNSCDLFYHPPPLFPASQPYLLRPLLPLDKGELYRMCRESLDCDPKVAEILAAHPDLLGDRLLGSFLSLSPEYTFVLEDEAGPCGYAAGTLCAEGFLQQRDSSWLPAIRHKYPRDLGMGASALGQDTLEEALLFFNAEPPAVPLPVLQRFPSLVQLGMAPRVLDVGVSCSLAICLLSALRANGSRGVFCQVSDTDRQQLSFYSRLGFVALPVAWGSSPGTRLLGRLL
- the LOC130160147 gene encoding protein O-GlcNAcase-like isoform X7, with protein sequence MAGRPRFLCGVVEGFYGRPWSMEQRKLLFQWLKRWGLNCYMYAPKDELKHRLLWREPYTEHEAACMQSLIEAAQEQGVEFVFAISAGQDMVFSSAGDRLLLQQKLRQVAALGCHSFALLFDDIDPCMCQADRDVFPSLAQAQASVANEVYQELGQPSIFLFCPTEYCSSLCSPSPSQSCYLLTIGQELLPGIGVIWTGPKVVSQELSASLLKEVEGVLHRRPVIWDNLYANDYDCRRVFLGPYTGRAPGLMPRLHGLLLNPNCELQANFIPMHTLGSWFRSELGSCARSDHTGTEAAAALGDSQGPQEGSYSPQEALELALHDWVVEINRQALEPGRSPGHPSIRLKGGVRLQSGTAGGLGATPDPQPHDTVPSGEQPCSMAPGQRRRKVTSEPENGTGSRTFASSWQSPTGDGDQLATGSRASCEPSSALPSMAGSVQCTGTPVATKTLHSPGPTMCCSNGANTSQNLLIPTSDARTGGGSPPEPHSSIQPTASRADTPQTWPGPGACTSPGSQALLIDGARASPGPMAPLTPEEAGSIPMAPLTPKEASSSPTAPLTPEGAGSGPMVLLTPEEAESGPMVPLTPKEARSSPTAPPAAEEARSIPMALLTPKEARSSPTAPLAPEGAGAGPMVLLTPEEAGSGPMVPLTPKEARSSTTAPLTPEEAGSGPMVPLTPKEARSSTTAPVTPEEAGSGPMVPLTPKEARSSTTAPVTPEEAGSGPMVPLTPKEAGSGPMVPLTPKEARSSPMAPLTPKEARSSPTAPLTPEEAGSGPMVLLTPGETRSIPMTPLTLKEVRSSPVAPLTPEEARSIPTTPLTPKETRSIPMAPLTPEEARSSPTAPLTLEEVRMLVELFYLPYHHGLLAQQLLEHFRWLRANSFSVGVPSTAPDACGGTQWRNRAQSFQQLCAQTCHLHSRFVSSAGQALLYDLHPYLWDIRNMLLATSAFVLWLDGHLLCESDPKGTWGSCFGWCQSIAAPILLGGDAEPWVRRGGLFGELQALLPVGNSCDLFYHPPPLFPASQPYLLRPLLPLDKGELYRMCRESLDCDPKVAEILAAHPDLLGDRLLGSFLSLSPEYTFVLEDEAGPCGYAAGTLCAEGFLQQRDSSWLPAIRHKYPRDLGMGASALGQDTLEEALLFFNAEPPAVPLPVLQRFPSLVQLGMAPRVLDVGVSCSLAICLLSALRANGSRGVFCQVSDTDRQQLSFYSRLGFVALPVAWGSSPGTRLLGRLL
- the LOC130160147 gene encoding protein O-GlcNAcase-like isoform X4, translated to MGQGCCLKVLPCCNAGFYGRPWSMEQRKLLFQWLKRWGLNCYMYAPKDELKHRLLWREPYTEHEAACMQSLIEAAQEQGVEFVFAISAGQDMVFSSAGDRLLLQQKLRQVAALGCHSFALLFDDIDPCMCQADRDVFPSLAQAQASVANEVYQELGQPSIFLFCPTEYCSSLCSPSPSQSCYLLTIGQELLPGIGVIWTGPKVVSQELSASLLKEVEGVLHRRPVIWDNLYANDYDCRRVFLGPYTGRAPGLMPRLHGLLLNPNCELQANFIPMHTLGSWFRSELGSCARSDHTGTEAAAALGDSQGPQEGSYSPQEALELALHDWVVEINRQALEPGGRSPGHPSIRLKGGVRLQSGTAGGLGATPDPQPHDTVPSGEQPCSMAPGQRRRKVTSEPENGTGSRTFASSWQSPTGDGDQLATGSRASCEPSSALPSMAGSVQCTGTPVATKTLHSPGPTMCCSNGANTSQNLLIPTSDARTGGGSPPEPHSSIQPTASRADTPQTWPGPGACTSPGSQALLIDGARASPGPMAPLTPEEAGSIPMAPLTPKEASSSPTAPLTPEGAGSGPMVLLTPEEAESGPMVPLTPKEARSSPTAPPAAEEARSIPMALLTPKEARSSPTAPLAPEGAGAGPMVLLTPEEAGSGPMVPLTPKEARSSTTAPLTPEEAGSGPMVPLTPKEARSSTTAPVTPEEAGSGPMVPLTPKEARSSTTAPVTPEEAGSGPMVPLTPKEAGSGPMVPLTPKEARSSPMAPLTPKEARSSPTAPLTPEEAGSGPMVLLTPGETRSIPMTPLTLKEVRSSPVAPLTPEEARSIPTTPLTPKETRSIPMAPLTPEEARSSPTAPLTLEEVRMLVELFYLPYHHGLLAQQLLEHFRWLRANSFSVGVPSTAPDACGGTQWRNRAQSFQQLCAQTCHLHSRFVSSAGQALLYDLHPYLWDIRNMLLATSAFVLWLDGHLLCESDPKGTWGSCFGWCQSIAAPILLGGDAEPWVRRGGLFGELQALLPVGNSCDLFYHPPPLFPASQPYLLRPLLPLDKGELYRMCRESLDCDPKVAEILAAHPDLLGDRLLGSFLSLSPEYTFVLEDEAGPCGYAAGTLCAEGFLQQRDSSWLPAIRHKYPRDLGMGASALGQDTLEEALLFFNAEPPAVPLPVLQRFPSLVQLGMAPRVLDVGVSCSLAICLLSALRANGSRGVFCQVSDTDRQQLSFYSRLGFVALPVAWGSSPGTRLLGRLL
- the LOC130160147 gene encoding protein O-GlcNAcase-like isoform X8, which translates into the protein MHGGFYGRPWSMEQRKLLFQWLKRWGLNCYMYAPKDELKHRLLWREPYTEHEPACSLSSKLPKSRVWSLFLPFLRARTWCFQVPGIGSCCSKNSGRSPSSQCPCLQVAALGCHSFALLFDDIDPCMCQADRDVFPSLAQAQASVANEVYQELGQPSIFLFCPTEYCSSLCSPSPSQSCYLLTIGQELLPGIGVIWTGPKVVSQELSASLLKEVEGVLHRRPVIWDNLYANDYDCRRVFLGPYTGRAPGLMPRLHGLLLNPNCELQANFIPMHTLGSWFRSELGSCARSDHTGTEAAAALGDSQGPQEGSYSPQEALELALHDWVVEINRQALEPGGRSPGHPSIRLKGGVRLQSGTAGGLGATPDPQPHDTVPSGEQPCSMAPGQRRRKVTSEPENGTGSRTFASSWQSPTGDGDQLATGSRASCEPSSALPSMAGSVQCTGTPVATKTLHSPGPTMCCSNGANTSQNLLIPTSDARTGGGSPPEPHSSIQPTASRADTPQTWPGPGACTSPGSQALLIDGARASPGPMAPLTPEEAGSIPMAPLTPKEASSSPTAPLTPEGAGSGPMVLLTPEEAESGPMVPLTPKEARSSPTAPPAAEEARSIPMALLTPKEARSSPTAPLAPEGAGAGPMVLLTPEEAGSGPMVPLTPKEARSSTTAPLTPEEAGSGPMVPLTPKEARSSTTAPVTPEEAGSGPMVPLTPKEARSSTTAPVTPEEAGSGPMVPLTPKEAGSGPMVPLTPKEARSSPMAPLTPKEARSSPTAPLTPEEAGSGPMVLLTPGETRSIPMTPLTLKEVRSSPVAPLTPEEARSIPTTPLTPKETRSIPMAPLTPEEARSSPTAPLTLEEVRMLVELFYLPYHHGLLAQQLLEHFRWLRANSFSVGVPSTAPDACGGTQWRNRAQSFQQLCAQTCHLHSRFVSSAGQALLYDLHPYLWDIRNMLLATSAFVLWLDGHLLCESDPKGTWGSCFGWCQSIAAPILLGGDAEPWVRRGGLFGELQALLPVGNSCDLFYHPPPLFPASQPYLLRPLLPLDKGELYRMCRESLDCDPKVAEILAAHPDLLGDRLLGSFLSLSPEYTFVLEDEAGPCGYAAGTLCAEGFLQQRDSSWLPAIRHKYPRDLGMGASALGQDTLEEALLFFNAEPPAVPLPVLQRFPSLVQLGMAPRVLDVGVSCSLAICLLSALRANGSRGVFCQVSDTDRQQLSFYSRLGFVALPVAWGSSPGTRLLGRLL
- the LOC130160147 gene encoding protein O-GlcNAcase-like isoform X10, translating into MRQPACSLSSKLPKSRVWSLFLPFLRARTWCFQVPGIGSCCSKNSGRSPSSQCPCLQVAALGCHSFALLFDDIDPCMCQADRDVFPSLAQAQASVANEVYQELGQPSIFLFCPTEYCSSLCSPSPSQSCYLLTIGQELLPGIGVIWTGPKVVSQELSASLLKEVEGVLHRRPVIWDNLYANDYDCRRVFLGPYTGRAPGLMPRLHGLLLNPNCELQANFIPMHTLGSWFRSELGSCARSDHTGTEAAAALGDSQGPQEGSYSPQEALELALHDWVVEINRQALEPGGRSPGHPSIRLKGGVRLQSGTAGGLGATPDPQPHDTVPSGEQPCSMAPGQRRRKVTSEPENGTGSRTFASSWQSPTGDGDQLATGSRASCEPSSALPSMAGSVQCTGTPVATKTLHSPGPTMCCSNGANTSQNLLIPTSDARTGGGSPPEPHSSIQPTASRADTPQTWPGPGACTSPGSQALLIDGARASPGPMAPLTPEEAGSIPMAPLTPKEASSSPTAPLTPEGAGSGPMVLLTPEEAESGPMVPLTPKEARSSPTAPPAAEEARSIPMALLTPKEARSSPTAPLAPEGAGAGPMVLLTPEEAGSGPMVPLTPKEARSSTTAPLTPEEAGSGPMVPLTPKEARSSTTAPVTPEEAGSGPMVPLTPKEARSSTTAPVTPEEAGSGPMVPLTPKEAGSGPMVPLTPKEARSSPMAPLTPKEARSSPTAPLTPEEAGSGPMVLLTPGETRSIPMTPLTLKEVRSSPVAPLTPEEARSIPTTPLTPKETRSIPMAPLTPEEARSSPTAPLTLEEVRMLVELFYLPYHHGLLAQQLLEHFRWLRANSFSVGVPSTAPDACGGTQWRNRAQSFQQLCAQTCHLHSRFVSSAGQALLYDLHPYLWDIRNMLLATSAFVLWLDGHLLCESDPKGTWGSCFGWCQSIAAPILLGGDAEPWVRRGGLFGELQALLPVGNSCDLFYHPPPLFPASQPYLLRPLLPLDKGELYRMCRESLDCDPKVAEILAAHPDLLGDRLLGSFLSLSPEYTFVLEDEAGPCGYAAGTLCAEGFLQQRDSSWLPAIRHKYPRDLGMGASALGQDTLEEALLFFNAEPPAVPLPVLQRFPSLVQLGMAPRVLDVGVSCSLAICLLSALRANGSRGVFCQVSDTDRQQLSFYSRLGFVALPVAWGSSPGTRLLGRLL
- the LOC130160147 gene encoding protein O-GlcNAcase-like isoform X1, which produces MGQGCCLKVLPCCNAGFYGRPWSMEQRKLLFQWLKRWGLNCYMYAPKDELKHRLLWREPYTEHEPACSLSSKLPKSRVWSLFLPFLRARTWCFQVPGIGSCCSKNSGRSPSSQCPCLQVAALGCHSFALLFDDIDPCMCQADRDVFPSLAQAQASVANEVYQELGQPSIFLFCPTEYCSSLCSPSPSQSCYLLTIGQELLPGIGVIWTGPKVVSQELSASLLKEVEGVLHRRPVIWDNLYANDYDCRRVFLGPYTGRAPGLMPRLHGLLLNPNCELQANFIPMHTLGSWFRSELGSCARSDHTGTEAAAALGDSQGPQEGSYSPQEALELALHDWVVEINRQALEPGGRSPGHPSIRLKGGVRLQSGTAGGLGATPDPQPHDTVPSGEQPCSMAPGQRRRKVTSEPENGTGSRTFASSWQSPTGDGDQLATGSRASCEPSSALPSMAGSVQCTGTPVATKTLHSPGPTMCCSNGANTSQNLLIPTSDARTGGGSPPEPHSSIQPTASRADTPQTWPGPGACTSPGSQALLIDGARASPGPMAPLTPEEAGSIPMAPLTPKEASSSPTAPLTPEGAGSGPMVLLTPEEAESGPMVPLTPKEARSSPTAPPAAEEARSIPMALLTPKEARSSPTAPLAPEGAGAGPMVLLTPEEAGSGPMVPLTPKEARSSTTAPLTPEEAGSGPMVPLTPKEARSSTTAPVTPEEAGSGPMVPLTPKEARSSTTAPVTPEEAGSGPMVPLTPKEAGSGPMVPLTPKEARSSPMAPLTPKEARSSPTAPLTPEEAGSGPMVLLTPGETRSIPMTPLTLKEVRSSPVAPLTPEEARSIPTTPLTPKETRSIPMAPLTPEEARSSPTAPLTLEEVRMLVELFYLPYHHGLLAQQLLEHFRWLRANSFSVGVPSTAPDACGGTQWRNRAQSFQQLCAQTCHLHSRFVSSAGQALLYDLHPYLWDIRNMLLATSAFVLWLDGHLLCESDPKGTWGSCFGWCQSIAAPILLGGDAEPWVRRGGLFGELQALLPVGNSCDLFYHPPPLFPASQPYLLRPLLPLDKGELYRMCRESLDCDPKVAEILAAHPDLLGDRLLGSFLSLSPEYTFVLEDEAGPCGYAAGTLCAEGFLQQRDSSWLPAIRHKYPRDLGMGASALGQDTLEEALLFFNAEPPAVPLPVLQRFPSLVQLGMAPRVLDVGVSCSLAICLLSALRANGSRGVFCQVSDTDRQQLSFYSRLGFVALPVAWGSSPGTRLLGRLL
- the LOC130160147 gene encoding protein O-GlcNAcase-like isoform X2 encodes the protein MGQGCCLKVLPCCNAGFYGRPWSMEQRKLLFQWLKRWGLNCYMYAPKDELKHRLLWREPYTEHEPACSLSSKLPKSRVWSLFLPFLRARTWCFQVPGIGSCCSKNSGRSPSSQCPCLQVAALGCHSFALLFDDIDPCMCQADRDVFPSLAQAQASVANEVYQELGQPSIFLFCPTEYCSSLCSPSPSQSCYLLTIGQELLPGIGVIWTGPKVVSQELSASLLKEVEGVLHRRPVIWDNLYANDYDCRRVFLGPYTGRAPGLMPRLHGLLLNPNCELQANFIPMHTLGSWFRSELGSCARSDHTGTEAAAALGDSQGPQEGSYSPQEALELALHDWVVEINRQALEPGRSPGHPSIRLKGGVRLQSGTAGGLGATPDPQPHDTVPSGEQPCSMAPGQRRRKVTSEPENGTGSRTFASSWQSPTGDGDQLATGSRASCEPSSALPSMAGSVQCTGTPVATKTLHSPGPTMCCSNGANTSQNLLIPTSDARTGGGSPPEPHSSIQPTASRADTPQTWPGPGACTSPGSQALLIDGARASPGPMAPLTPEEAGSIPMAPLTPKEASSSPTAPLTPEGAGSGPMVLLTPEEAESGPMVPLTPKEARSSPTAPPAAEEARSIPMALLTPKEARSSPTAPLAPEGAGAGPMVLLTPEEAGSGPMVPLTPKEARSSTTAPLTPEEAGSGPMVPLTPKEARSSTTAPVTPEEAGSGPMVPLTPKEARSSTTAPVTPEEAGSGPMVPLTPKEAGSGPMVPLTPKEARSSPMAPLTPKEARSSPTAPLTPEEAGSGPMVLLTPGETRSIPMTPLTLKEVRSSPVAPLTPEEARSIPTTPLTPKETRSIPMAPLTPEEARSSPTAPLTLEEVRMLVELFYLPYHHGLLAQQLLEHFRWLRANSFSVGVPSTAPDACGGTQWRNRAQSFQQLCAQTCHLHSRFVSSAGQALLYDLHPYLWDIRNMLLATSAFVLWLDGHLLCESDPKGTWGSCFGWCQSIAAPILLGGDAEPWVRRGGLFGELQALLPVGNSCDLFYHPPPLFPASQPYLLRPLLPLDKGELYRMCRESLDCDPKVAEILAAHPDLLGDRLLGSFLSLSPEYTFVLEDEAGPCGYAAGTLCAEGFLQQRDSSWLPAIRHKYPRDLGMGASALGQDTLEEALLFFNAEPPAVPLPVLQRFPSLVQLGMAPRVLDVGVSCSLAICLLSALRANGSRGVFCQVSDTDRQQLSFYSRLGFVALPVAWGSSPGTRLLGRLL
- the LOC130160147 gene encoding protein O-GlcNAcase-like isoform X12; the encoded protein is MQSLIEAAQEQGVEFVFAISAGQDMVFSSAGDRLLLQQKLRQVAALGCHSFALLFDDIDPCMCQADRDVFPSLAQAQASVANEVYQELGQPSIFLFCPTEYCSSLCSPSPSQSCYLLTIGQELLPGIGVIWTGPKVVSQELSASLLKEVEGVLHRRPVIWDNLYANDYDCRRVFLGPYTGRAPGLMPRLHGLLLNPNCELQANFIPMHTLGSWFRSELGSCARSDHTGTEAAAALGDSQGPQEGSYSPQEALELALHDWVVEINRQALEPGGRSPGHPSIRLKGGVRLQSGTAGGLGATPDPQPHDTVPSGEQPCSMAPGQRRRKVTSEPENGTGSRTFASSWQSPTGDGDQLATGSRASCEPSSALPSMAGSVQCTGTPVATKTLHSPGPTMCCSNGANTSQNLLIPTSDARTGGGSPPEPHSSIQPTASRADTPQTWPGPGACTSPGSQALLIDGARASPGPMAPLTPEEAGSIPMAPLTPKEASSSPTAPLTPEGAGSGPMVLLTPEEAESGPMVPLTPKEARSSPTAPPAAEEARSIPMALLTPKEARSSPTAPLAPEGAGAGPMVLLTPEEAGSGPMVPLTPKEARSSTTAPLTPEEAGSGPMVPLTPKEARSSTTAPVTPEEAGSGPMVPLTPKEARSSTTAPVTPEEAGSGPMVPLTPKEAGSGPMVPLTPKEARSSPMAPLTPKEARSSPTAPLTPEEAGSGPMVLLTPGETRSIPMTPLTLKEVRSSPVAPLTPEEARSIPTTPLTPKETRSIPMAPLTPEEARSSPTAPLTLEEVRMLVELFYLPYHHGLLAQQLLEHFRWLRANSFSVGVPSTAPDACGGTQWRNRAQSFQQLCAQTCHLHSRFVSSAGQALLYDLHPYLWDIRNMLLATSAFVLWLDGHLLCESDPKGTWGSCFGWCQSIAAPILLGGDAEPWVRRGGLFGELQALLPVGNSCDLFYHPPPLFPASQPYLLRPLLPLDKGELYRMCRESLDCDPKVAEILAAHPDLLGDRLLGSFLSLSPEYTFVLEDEAGPCGYAAGTLCAEGFLQQRDSSWLPAIRHKYPRDLGMGASALGQDTLEEALLFFNAEPPAVPLPVLQRFPSLVQLGMAPRVLDVGVSCSLAICLLSALRANGSRGVFCQVSDTDRQQLSFYSRLGFVALPVAWGSSPGTRLLGRLL